The genomic interval CTTCGGGGAGTTCCTCGACGCGGTCGACCACCCGCCCGAGAAGCGCGAGAAGACCCTCCGACTCGCCCGCCGACTCGTCGGCCGCGCCCACCCGACCGGCCGGGAGGTCCGGACCCTCCGGGGGGTCCTCCGGCGCGCCATGTACCACGCCGAGGACGACTGAGCCCGCGGTCGGGAGGTCGGAGGCTCGGGGACCCGAAGACCCGAAGACCCGAAGGAAGACCGCGGTCGGGGCCCGCGGCGGGGCCGCGGGCCCCGACCGGGTCTCCTCGCCGCCCGAACGGTTTTACCGATTCGCGGAGAATTCCCCCGCACGAGAGTCGACATGTTCCCGGTCGGAGAGTCGAGCACGGCGGTCTCCTCGCTGGCGCTGGGTGTCCAGTTCAACCTTCTAGTCGCAGTCCCGACCGTCGCCGCCCTGCTCGCGGGAAAGCGGGTGTTCATCCCGGACCAGCGACTCGGGACCCTGTTCGCGGAGTTCGTCCGGAGCGACTGGAAGTACCTCGGCGCGGCGGCCGCCGTCACACAGGTCGTGAACGCGCTCGCGTTGCACTTCCACGCCCCGCGGACGTTCACCGGCGCGGTGTACGCGGTCGAGGGCGCGACGGTCGCGGCCTTTCAGGCGGTCGCGACCCCGCCGCTGACCTACGTCGCCACCGTAATCTACCTCGTGGGGTTCCCGTTCATCGTCCTGCTCACCTACTTCGTGCTGAAGGCCCGCGCCGAGGAGGAGGCTCGCCGGTACGCGCTGGCGTACGTCCTGACGGTGGTCTCGTCGGTCCCCTTCTTCCTGTTGTTCCCGGTGAAGGTGTCGTCGCTGTACCTCTCGGGGGTCGAACCGCTGATGTACCAGCTCAGCCCGGCCATCCGGTACGGCATCTACGGCACCGACACGCTGGTGAAGGCGTTCCCGAGCCTCCACACCGGGCTGTCGGTGCTGGCGGCGCTGTACGCCCGAAAGGCCGACGCCGGATACGCCAGGGCGATGGCGGCGCTGGCGTTCGCCATCGTCCTCTCGACGCTGTATCTGGGAATCCACTGGCTGGCAGACGCAGCGTTCGCGGGACTGCTCGTGGCGGGCGCGTACCTGGTCTCCCAGCGCGTCGCCGAGCCGCGGTGGACCGCCATCTTCCGCGAGGCGGTCGCGGGCGTGCGCCGGTACGCGTGGCCGTGACGCTCCGATGCGCGGTCGTGACGCTCCGTAGCGTAGCCGTCGCTCTGACGCGACAGCCGGACTGCCGGACCGCGGTTTTCACGGGTGATAATCTACAACGGCGTTAAGTACGGGACGTTCGTTCTGCGAATCATGGACGGCGCGGCGACGGATGGCGAATTCGCGGAGCGTATCGACGGTGAGTCGCTTCTCTCGGACCTCGACGTCGACGAGGACGAGATCGACTGGCGAAAGGAGTTCACGAACTTCGACGAGAGCGACGCC from Halorussus salilacus carries:
- a CDS encoding phosphatase PAP2 family protein, translating into MFPVGESSTAVSSLALGVQFNLLVAVPTVAALLAGKRVFIPDQRLGTLFAEFVRSDWKYLGAAAAVTQVVNALALHFHAPRTFTGAVYAVEGATVAAFQAVATPPLTYVATVIYLVGFPFIVLLTYFVLKARAEEEARRYALAYVLTVVSSVPFFLLFPVKVSSLYLSGVEPLMYQLSPAIRYGIYGTDTLVKAFPSLHTGLSVLAALYARKADAGYARAMAALAFAIVLSTLYLGIHWLADAAFAGLLVAGAYLVSQRVAEPRWTAIFREAVAGVRRYAWP